From the genome of Triticum aestivum cultivar Chinese Spring chromosome 3B, IWGSC CS RefSeq v2.1, whole genome shotgun sequence, one region includes:
- the LOC123066960 gene encoding uncharacterized protein, translating to MTKIFRCSFNRSKQPEPPEEEESSAAAAAWEYVDLEDGQGKHGGGMDSDASPTVGVVATIAIVIYCVLVGCVYLGVAYIYHDITLAGYVAFVGAMLLAMVAIFLSRLVPGGFSWWTTTVSD from the exons ATGACGAAGATTTTCAG GTGCAGCTTCAACCGGTCCAAGCAACCCGAGCCGCCAGAGGAGGAAGAATCGTCCGCGGCCGCAGCAGCATGGGAGTATGTGGATCTCGAGGACGGCCAAGGCAAACACGGCGGCGGCATGGACTCTGACGCCTCACCCACGGTCGGCGTTGTCGCCACCATCGCCATTGTCATCTATTGCGTACTAGTGGGATGTGTCTACCTGGGCGTCGCCTACATCTATCACGACATCACACTGGCTGGATACGTAGCCTTTGTTGGCGCCATGTTACTCGCCATGGTGGCCATCTTTCTGTCCCGTCTCGTCCCCGGTGGCTTCTCGTGGTGGACGACTACGGTTTCTGATTGA